From the Winogradskyella forsetii genome, the window CTCAGAAGCCACCAAAACAAAATCACCTCCCCAAGCGCCTAAACTTTTTACAGCACCATTAAAATCTGAAAATAAGCGCGTTTTAATCGGCACTTCCTGAATAAGCTTTGAGATTATGCTTTCATGGGTTGACATCAAGCTTTCAAATTCTGAAAGGGATTTACAAACAATCATAGCGTCCGTTATGCTGTTAATTTGATCAATGCGGTCTGCGTTGATTTTACCCAGCTTCTTATAACTTGAAATCCCATCTCGGCTATTTTGTTTCTGGTTGAGATATACAAAATATAAATGTTGTTTAAATTCAGGTCGAAATTTTACCTTTTCGACGAATGGATGTTGATGCTGTTGAAGTTGAAATGAAATCGGGTTATCATTTTGCGCGCACGCAATATCATAACCACTACCTCCAAATGTTTGTTTCAATAGTCGATAAGCATCAACATTGGCCCAATTTGCTATATTATTGATTAAAGTAGAGGAAGTGCCCAAACCCCAAAGCCGATTAAAATCTTGATGTGTGGTAATGTTAAAACCTTGATTTGAGCTTAAAAAATCAGGATTTAAGCTTTTTGCGGCTTGTAATATTTCAACAAGTCGCTCTTTTATATCATTGCGAGACTGACTTTTTCTGGCAGTCGTGGCAATCTCATCAAATGGAAGCGTACATTCAAACCACACCTTGTCCAATTCATTGTAACTCTGCCAATAAATAATATTAGTGTCATTCGCTTCAACCGTCAAGCTTTGTCCATATCCAGTTGGAACGGCCAATGCCTTTGCGCCATCTAAAACAGCATACTCTGCAGTGAGTAGTAGTTTTCCGTTGCTTCGGTATGTTTTGGGTTTTGTACTCAAGGTTTTTCTTTGGTTGATAGTTTTTCGGCTGTAGTCAGATTGAGCTGTTCTTCGGTGGCTGTAATTTGGTCACTGAGCGAAGTCGAAGTGAGTCGCTTTTCGGTGGCTGAGCGTAGTCGAAGCCACAATGCATAATGACTATCATTTTTACATTCTGATAATTTGCTTAATTCTTCTACTTTATTTTGTATTAAAGCTTCTTTCTTTGCCCTGCTCCAACCTTGTATTTGCTTTTCTCTATAAAAGGCCTCATCGATTCTTTGATGTTCCTCAAGATAAACTAATAAAACTGGTAAGCGTTTTTTTGTGTGGTTTGCTCCTTGTCCATTGCAGTGTTTGGCTAAACGTATATTCATATCAACAGTGCTTCCTGTGTAATAGGAGCCATCTGAGCATTCTAATATGTAAGTGTAACCTTTTGGCATTTCAAAATGTGTGGCTTCGACTACGCTCAGCCACCGAAAATAATAATCATTTTTTATATCAACAAACCTTTATGTCTTTTGCAACTCTGCGAGAGCATTCTCCGTTCGAGTAAGCCTTTGGAATTTGTTATTTAAAATATTGAGTTTAACTATGCTCTTAATTTTCCTATCTCCTCAACAACCGCACTATGAGTAACAACATTTGTCTTAAAATGTTCGATAAGTTTTGCTTTTTCGTCCTCAGTAGCTTCAAATTGATTCAATATATTCATCAAGTGCATTTTCATGTGGCCCTCCTGAATTCCTGTTGTAGTTAACGATTTTAAGGCGCCAAAATTTTGAGCTAATCCTGCAACAGCCACAATTTTCATTAAATCTTTGGCTGTTGGTTTTTGTAACATTTCCAAAGAAAATTTTACCAAAGGATGTAAGTTAGTTAAACCACCAACGGTTCCTAAAGCTAATGGAATTTCTATCCAAAATTTAAAAATACCATTATCAACAGAACAATGCGTTAAACTAGAATACTGACCGTCTTTTGCCGCATAAGCATGCGCGCCAGCTTCAACGGCTCTAAAATCATTGCCTGTGGCCAATACAACCGCGTCAATACCATTCATAATGCCTTTGTTATGTGTTACGGCTCTATAAGGTTCAACTTCAGCAATAGTCACGGCTTGTTTGAATTTCTTTACAAACGCTTCGGGATTTGGAATGTCCTTACTTTTTAATTCTTCAACTTTACAAGACACTTCCGCGCGCACCAAACATTGTGGGACGTAATTGGAGAGAATACTCATAACCATTGAGATGTTTTTCTCTTCAGCATTAAAACGTTCAAATTGTTCAGCTTCGGTTTTAAAGGTCGTTGCAAATTGTTCCAAGCAGGAGTTGATAAAATTTGCGCCCATCGCATCCAAAGTTTCAAAAGTCGCGTGAAGCTGATAATAATTCGGTAAATCTTGCGATTTGTTTCGTAATTCAATATTGAGAATCCCACCGCCTCTGCGCTCCATGCTTTTGGTCATGCTGGCAGTTTCGCTGATTAATTTGGGTTTTACATGATTGAAAAATGCTTCGAGTTTACCATAATCGCCTTTATATATAAAATGAACCTGACCAATTTTTTCAGTCGATAATACTTCAGCCTTAAAACCACCACGCTCCAACCAAAATTTAGCAGCTTTACTGGCAGCAGCAATAACGGAGCTTTCCTCGATGGCCATTGGAATTGTGTAAAAAGTCTCATTTATCAAAAAGTTCGGCGCAACACCTAGTGGTAAATAATAATTGGTAATGGTGTTTTCTATAAATTCATCGTGTAACTTCTGCAATTTTTCATCAGAATTCCAATAACGCTGAACAAGGTTTCTCGCACTGTCTTTATCCGTGAAATACGTGTCTAAAAGCCACTCAATCTTTTCGGATTTTGAAAGCTTGGAAAAGCCAGAAATGGTATTTGGCATCTTAGTTTTAGTTTTAAAAAAAACAAAGATACTAGGATTGGTATAAAAAGTGCTTATATATAGATTGTAAATGCCGATTTACTGTTAATAATGACTATTTTTTGCATAATTTTTAGTAAACTTGGCATTGCTTTATTAAAACAAAAAATTTATGAATTTTAGACAGGTTGTGGCTGTTTTTGGCTTTTTAATGACTTCAATGGTTTTTTGCCAAGAAAAACAAATCACGCTTCAAGACATTTGGAGTGGTCAGTTTAGAACAGAAGGGATGCAAGCCTTGCATTCTATGGATAATGGAACTCAGTATTCAGTCTTAAATTTTGATAGGCAAACAAGAATCTCGACCATAGATATTTACGATTATAAAACCTTGGAAAAAGTGAAAACCTTGGTATCTTCGGCTGATATAGCTGAGATTCAAGGTTTTTTTGATTACGCTTTTAGTGCTGATGAATCTAAAGTGATTCTCACTACAAAATCGGAACCAGTGTTTAGACGTTCCACTTTGGGCGAATATTATGTATATGATATCGCTTCAAAAAAAGTGACCAAAGTATCTGATAATTTAATCCAAGAACCAACCTTGTCGCCAGATGGCACAAAAGTAGCTTACGGATTAGAAAATAATTTATTCGTTAAGGATTTAAAATCTGGAAAGGTTCAACAAATCACAACCGATGGTGAAAAAAATAAAATCATCAATGGAATTACGGATTGGGTTTACGAAGAGGAATTTGCTTTTGTAAGGGCTTTCGATTGGAACACAGAAAGCAACAAAATTGCTTTTATAAGATTTGATGAAACTGATGTGCCAGAATTTTCAATGGATGTTTATGGTTCAGATTTATACCAAACCCAGCATGTCTTCAAATATCCTAAAGCGGGTGAAGCCAATTCTAAGATTTCTTTGCACTTGTATGATTTAAATTCCAAAAGTGTTAAGGAATTAAAAGTTGATAAAGCTTATGAAGATTTCTACATCCCAAGTATAAAGTGGACTAACGATGCGGAAGTTTTAAGTGCACAATACATGAATCGTCATCAAAACGAATTAGACCTTTGGATGATTGATACAGAATCGATGACCTCTAAAAATGTTTTAGCAGAAAAAGACAAGGCCTATATCGATGTCACTGATAACTTAACGTTTCTAAAAGATAATAGTTTTATTTGGACGAGTGAAAAGGACGGTTTTAATCATATTTATCATTATTCCAAAGATGGAAAATTGATTAATCAAGTTACAAAAGGAAACTGGGAAGTGACCGATTACTATGGTTTGAATGAAAAGTCGAATACCATTTATTACCAATCCACCGAAAATGGTTCTATTAATAGAGCTATTTACTCTATTAAATTAAACGGGAAAAACAAGAAGAGACTTACTGAAAAAGAAGGGACAAATAGCGCATCTTTTAGTGCTGACTTTACCTATTTTATAAACACGCATTCTAGTGCATCATCGCCACAAGAATATACGCTTTATGATGCCAAGTCTGGTGATGTGGTTAAGCGTATTAAAGATAATGATCAGTTGGCAGAAAAAATGGATAGCTATGTCACCTCTAAAAAAGAGTTCAGTACTATAAATGTCAATGGCAACGATTTGAATATGTGGATGATAAAACCAGCTGATTTTGATCCAAAGCAGGAATATCCATTGTTTATGTACCAATATTCAGGTCCAGGCTCTCAGCAAGTCGCCAACCGCTGGAATAGCGCCAATGATTATTGGTTTCAAATGCTGGCACAAGAAGGTTATATTGTGGCTTGTGTAGATGGCAGAGGAACAGGATTTAAAGGTGCAGATTTCAAAAAGGTAACCCAAAATGAATTGGGGAAATATGAAGTGGAAGACCAAATTGAAGCGGCGAAACAACTCGGAAATCGAGATTATATAGATGCCTCACGAATTGGAATTTGGGGCTGGAGCTATGGCGGTTTTATGAGCAGTAATGCATTGTTCAAGGGAAATGATGTGTTCAAAATGGCAATTGCCGTTGCACCTGTAACGAGTTGGAGGTTTTATGATACTATTTATACTGAACGCTACATGACCACACCTCAAGAAAACCCAAGTGGCTATGATGAAAACTCTCCAATCAATCATGTCGATAAGCTTAAAGGGGATTATCTATTAATTCATGGAACAGGTGATGATAACGTGCATGTGCAAAACACCATGCGTATGGTAGAAGCTTTAATCCAAGCCGATAAACAATTTGAATGGATGTTATATCCAGATAAAAACCACGGTATTTACGGTGGCAATACAAGATTACATTTGTATAAAAAGATGACGGATTTTATTAATAGGACTTTGGGAGATAAACTTGAAGCAAGTGATAAGTAAGAATAAGAATCATCGAAAATAAAAGGCTAAACTAACTAACACTAACTAATTATTGAAATTATGTCAACAGCAACTCAACCAATTAAACGAAAAGAACTTTTTGGACATCCAGTAGGTCTTTTTGTTTTGTTTTTTACAGAAATGTGGGAACGTTTTTCTTATTACGGAATGCGTGGAATTTTAGTCCTATATATGGCTGCATCTGCAACAGCTATTGATCCAGGATTGGGTTGGTCCAATAAAGACGCGATTTGGTTATACGGTTGGTACACGATGTTGGTATATGTAGCTTCTATTCCAGGAGGTTGGATTGCTGATAAATTTTTAGGGCAAAAGAAAACCGTTATGATTGGTGGATTATTACTATGTGTTGGACATGGTGTTTTAGCAATTCCTCAAAGTTGGGCGTTTTTCACAGGTCTACTTTTAATTATTTTAGGTGTTGGTGGTCTTAAACCAAACATCTCAACCATGGTTGGTGGTTTGTATAAAGAAGGGGATATTAGACGGGATAGCGGATTTACAATATTCTATATAGGAATTAATATTGGTGCATTTTTAGCAAGTATAACAGTAGGTTTAGTAGCTTATTATTATGGTTGGCACTATGGCTTTGGATTGGCTGGTATTGGTATGCTAGTTGGTCAGGCTGTATTTATTTGGGGCCAAAAATTCTTAAAAGGAGTAGGCGAATTTACAGGTGGTAGCCAAGCTTCGGAAGCTGAACGATTAGCATCAAAACGTCCATTAAGTAAAATTGAAAAGGATAGGGTTATTGTATTATTGATTTCATTCTTAATCGTTGTGGTGTTTTGGGGAGCTTTTGAACAAGCAGGTGGATTAATGAATCTTTATACAGATGCTAAAGTTGACAGACATATAGGGTTAAGTTGGTTGGAGGAAATTCCGGCAGCTGTCTTCCAATCTTTAAATGCAGGTTATATCATAATTTTCGGAACACTTGTGGGTGGTTTTTGGATTTGGTGGAAGAAGAAAGGAAAAGAATCCTCTTCATTGTTTAAAATGGCAATTGGTACCATCATTATGGGATTAGGTTATGTTTTTATGATGTTTGCATCACAAGAAGCTAGCGCGGAAACTTTTGGAAAGGCAGCTATGATTTGGATTTTCTTAGCTTATTTATTCCATACAATAGGTGAATTATGTACATCACCAGTTTCATTGTCGTTCATTACAAAGTTAGCACCTTTAAAATATGCTTCTATTATGATGGGTGTTTATTTCGCAGCAACAGGTTTTGGAAATAAATTAGCAGGAACTATCGGTGAATCTTCTCAACTAGAATCGTTTACAGGTGAAATGGTGGTAAGCAAACAAGAGATATTACCATATCTTTCAAAAGAAACGTTTAAAATTAAAAACGAAAATAAGGATGTTGTTGAAATAACCGAATACCCAATTAATGAAGATAAGAATTTTAGTATAAGGTCTACAGTTTATTCAGAAAATGGACAGGTAGTATTCAAAGATTTTGAAACAGGTAGAGACTTAAATTCATTATTCAAAATGTCTCAAGGAGAAGATTCTGATACGAAACAACTATTAGAAGATTTAAATGAAAATAACGTTTCAGCTTCAAACCCATATCATGCAAAATTAGTGTTTGAAAAAGATAAGGACAAAGCGCAGATTACAGAAAATAAAGGAGACGGAAAAGATTATGGTGTTTCATTTGTATTAGAAGAAGAGCAAAGCGAACAAGAATATGCTACATTTATGTGGTTAACTATTTTTACGGTTGCATTCGGTCTGTTGCTGCTTTTATTCTTGAAGAAATTAAAGAAATTGACACATGGTGCTGAAGATAATGAACGAGAAGTTATGGAAACAGAACCATATGAACTAGCAGACGAAGATTTGCAGAACTAATTATATAAAACCCTTTCAAAGATTAAATTTTGAAAGGGTTATCTATGCTTAACTAAACTAATTATTTTATGAGTACAGACATCGAAAACCTATTTAAAGATAAAGTTCTAGGGCATCCTGCCGGACTTTTTGTATTATTTTTTACTGAAATGTGGGAGCGTTTTTCGTTTTACGGAATGCGTGTTTTATTGGTCAATTTTTTGACTATGGCCGCTATTGGCTATAATCCTGGTTGGGAATGGTCTGTGGAAAATGCAGGTGCGCTTTTTGGTACTTATGCGATGCTGCTTTATATCACACCGATTATTGGTGGTTGGCTTGCTGATAAATACACAGGCTACCGATGGGCTGTTATTATTGGGTCTTTAATTATGACGGCAGGTCATGCATCAATGGCTATAGAAACTGAATTCTCATTATACTTTGGTTTGTTTTTATTGGTTGTTGGTACAGGTTTTTTTAAACCAACCATGACTTCCATTATTTCTGATATGTATAAGAAAAATCCAGAGAAAAAGGATGGAGCTTACACCATCTATTATATGGGAGTAAATGCTGGCGCCTTTTTTGGAATGATGCTTTGTGGCTATTTAGCTGAAAAGATTGGTTGGGCATATGGTTTCGGGTTAGCAGGTATTTTTATGTTGTTGGGAACCATTCAGTTTTGGTTAGCAGGTCCTTTATTTGGAAAAATTGGAGCTAAACCTTCAAATGTCCATGAAGTAGAATTACCTCAAAATGTTAATGAAGAAAGCGTAGAAATAAACAATGACACTGAGGAAAAAGAAGAACGACCAAACCCATTTACAACTTTGGATAAAGTGTTAATACTTATCTCGTCCATTATTGGACTTGGTTATGCTATTAATGACCCGATGTCTAAAATTGCAGGCATTGATATGTTTGCATTCTTACAAATTGGAGATTTTGAAGGGCAATATACAGCGGTACTTTTTGCCTTAGCGCTATTTCTAATATTAGTGATTGGTCGAATTTTAAGATATACAGCAATTGTAAGAGATAGAATGATTGCATTTATCATATTTGCATTTTTTACGGTGTTTTTTTGGATGTCCTTTGAGCAAGGCGCATCATCATTAGTGATTTTTGCAAGAGATAATGTTGATAGACTTTTGAGTGGTAATTCAGCAACAATCTTTAATGTTGTGAACACCTTACTTACGGTAATACCGTTGATTATAATTTCCTATGTACTCTTTATTTTATGGAAGAAAACCTTTTCTAAAATACCAGGCTCTAATATCGTTTTGGTCATTTGTTTCTTGTTAATGTGGGGAATCGTAGGTTGGATGCTTAATAGAGATTATAATACAGTGGCGTATGATGTGGAATATTCTGCGATCAAAACACCAGATTTAGATGAGCAAGGAAAACAGAAACTTGATGCGGATGGAAAAATGCAATTTGTTTACATTCCTGTTTCAGAAAATACAGCAACCAACTCGGATCACCAAGTCGTCATGCGAACCACTTCTATTGCAGAGCCAATGACATTTAATCTAGGTGATAAATTAAATATTACGCCTAAAAATAATGATGGGACAGAATTTGGATTCTTAGATGACAAGAGATTACAACTTACCAAGCAAAAAGCAATAGAGTTGGATAGGGATAATGGCGTTATTGCTGCAACAGTTACGAAGGTAAGAGAAAACGAAGTTGAAATAACAGTATCTTGGTTTAGTATTCTGAACTCATTTTTTATAATTGTATTTGCGTCGTTCTTTTCTAAATGGTGGGAAAGCAAATATAACCCGAGTGCTGCCACTAAATATGCGCTTGGTTTAAGTATTATGGGAATTGGATTTGGACTGCTAGCGTTCGGTGCATTCGGAATAGTGGAAGGTGTAAAAGTGAGTATGATTTGGCTGATTTTAGCCTATCTATTTCATACGCTTGGCGAACTCTGCTTGTCACCTGTCGGATTATCTTATGTGAGTAAGTTAGTGCCAGGACGAATGATTGCCCTGATGTTTGGTATGTGGTATTTAGCCATAGCAATTGGAAATAAACTAGCTGCTGTTTTTGGAGGACAGATCGAAAATATCACAAAGCAATATAGCTTATCAACCTTCTTCTTGATATTTACAATTGTACCAATTGCTGCCGGACTTTTAATATTCTTTTTAAATCCAGTTTTGAAAAAACTTATGCACGGCGTGCGCTAACAAAACCGTTAAAAATATCTAAAATGCTCCGCTTTAGGAGCATTTTTTGTAAGTTCGGCTCATTATTTGCAACAAATCGGATATGATGAAAAAATTGACCTTTGGACTAATAGCTGTGTTTGCCTTTACATTATCGGCAATAGCACAAGAAATTAATTGGGTAACTATGGACGAAGCTCTAGAGCTTCAGAAAAAAGAACCTAAAAAGATTTTTATGGACGTTTATACCAATTGGTGCGGCCCTTGCAAAATGTTAGATAAGAATACGTTTCATAATAAAGATGTTGTAGCGTACGTCAACGAACATTATTACGCTGTAAAGTTTAATGCAGAGGGTAACGATGAGGTTACTTATAAAGACCAGACCTTTGGAAACCCAAATTATGATGCTACAAAAGCCAATCGACGAAACAGCGCTCACGAGTTTTCGAGATTTTTAAAAGTTAGAGCCTACCCAACTATGGTGTTTTTCGATGAGGAAGGTGAGTTTATTTCTCCTATTCAAGGGTATTTAAAACCACAGCAATTGGAGTTGTATTTAAAATTATTCAAAAGCGATGAACACAAAGAAATGACGACCCAAGAGCAGTTTAATGAATATTACAAAGCGTTTAAACCAGAGTTTAAGGAATAAAATAGATCATTTTATAATATAAGTGCCCTTTTCATTTGTTTGATGGAAAGGGATTTTTTTATGCTCACATGTGGCTTTCCAACGTTTTAAATACGATTTGTAATTACTGGCATCGGCTATAATTTGTTCAGGTTTTAAGCTGTCAATGACCCTATTGAGATTAAGTCTTGGCGAATTTCGCAATAAAATATAATGAGGATGAAATGAAATGCCTTTATAAACCCCTATACTATCAATGGCTAATATAATCTTGTTTTTGTATATATAAACCGATTGTAAACTGTCTGTTGTAACAAAGTCAATTGATTCCCCAACTTTGTAGTTTTTAATGGCGTGATTAGCCTGCAGCTGAACCGAATCCAAATTATGGAATAAGGTTAATTTGTTGTTCGTTTTCAGACCGATCATCGAATATCTACTCTTATTGAAAATTACAAATGCATCATTTTGAGTTTGCTGTTTATTGTAAAAATAAACACAATGAAGTCCTATTATGGCAATTAAACTCATTGCTGTCCACTTAAAATTCTGGAATTTATAAGCTTGAATCATAGCTATGACTATAAGGTAAGAAACTAAAACTTGAAGTAACGTAAACGGAATATCTCTAAATAGAAAGCTTTCAAATTGAGCCACCCAAGCGATGAAATTATTCAAACTATCAATGATAAAACTATAGATATCCACAATTGGTTTGGGTAAAAATCCAAGGAGTGCTAAGGCAATTACAAGTAATCCAAAACCAAGAATAATGCCCAGAAATGGAATCACCACTAAATTTGAAATAAAAAATAAGCCAGGGAATTGATGAAAATAGAATAGACTTATAGGCACCACACCTATTTGTGCAGCTAATGTCACCGTGAAAATTTGCCAAGGTTTATCAAATATCCAATTTTTTGGCTGCCAAAGCTTATAAATAATAGGTTGTATGCTTACAATACCTAAAACAGCCAGATAGCTCATTTGGAATCCTACGGCAAACAAAAAAGTGGGTTTAATCAGTAATATCAAAAAGGCAGAAATGACTAAGGTATTATAAATATTTGTTCGTCGTTTAAGATGCATTGCAAAACTAATCACGCTAAACATGGTTACTGCTCGTGTTACAGATGGCGATAAACCTGCAATGACAGCAAAAGTCCAAAGAATAATGATTAAAATAAAAGGTCTTATAAAATTCCCATATTTCAAATAGAGTAGTGGTCTAAATAGAAAGTTTAGAATCCACAAAATAAGACCCACATGCAATCCTGATACTGCTAAAATGTGAATGGTTCCAGAATTGACATAATTGTTATAAACGGATTTGTCAATCATTTGGCGTTGTCCTAGTAACAAAGCATTCATGATGCTTAGTGCATCTTTTTCAAATCCTGCTTCAACAAGTTTTAAATTGATTGTAGTTCTCAAGGCATCAGCATAACCGTAAATAGTAGATTTTGAATCTGAAAGCTTTAAAATAGTATTTGAATTGAGATAAAGTTGGTGATATACCTGTTGCAGTTCTAAGTACTTGCTATAGTCAAATTGATAAGGGTTTAATGGTTTTTGAATCACTTTCAGGTCCGATGAGGTTAAGACTATATCATCAACGTCGAGATATTTTGAAAGACTATCTTGTTTAATGTTAATCAATAAATGCCCGATGGCTTCTTCGTCATTAAAAGATTTTATGACAGCAATATATTTGGCATTGTATGCGTCTGGTTTGAGCCGTTTTTCAATTTGAAAAACAATCGTATTATAGTTTTCAGAAGTATTGAGATGTGTATAATGTTTAGATCGTAATGTTTCATCTTGAAGGTGGTATGAAATTATTCCAACGCCAACCATGCACAAGCAAGCTAAAATTCCAAAATAAGGTGAACGGTTGATTTTAGATTTTAAGGCTAACCAATACACACCAATTAATATCACTAAACCGATGGTTGCATATAAAACCGTTTGGAAATCCAGCCTTAGATAATGTGCTAAAAGAATTCCAAAAACCAAAAAAATGGTCAATTTTATAATTGTAAAATTTAGTAACTTCATAATATATAGTAAGTTACTGAAAATATTGATACGATTTACGTATCGAAATGAATAACCATTTTATATGATTTAATGTCTAGAAACACTAAACTGAACAACCTAAATTAGATTGAATAGCTATCGTAATTTAATTGGTTTTATTTTTGAGCTTATCTGAAGAGGACGTTGGTGTTTAGATAATGAGCCATCTGATTCCAAAGTATAAATTGTGCCTTTAGGTACAACATATAGGTAAAAAAAGTGCTCAAAATGGTTTAGCGTGCCTTTAGGTACGCCATATATTTTTTAGTCATAGACTTATGAAACTCACAACACACGTCTAGCCTGAATAAAAGAGAAGTACCAATATTTTTCTGCCAAAGACGAAATCATAACACCTCTGCTACTAGAAGCATGTATAAACTCAACATTGCCAGTTCTTACATCGGTAACAATACCAACATGATTTACCTTTCGGCTGTTTTTCTTTGTGGCAAAAAACACCAAATCTCCAACATTTACTTCTTTGATATCTACCCAATCGCCTGTGCCTTGAAGTCCAGATGTGGTTCTAGGTAAGTTAACATTGTGCTTTTTGTAGGTGGTATATATAAGACCCGAACAATCCATACCTTTTTTTGTAGTGCCACCATATTTGTAACGGGTGCCATCAAATGTTTTGGCGTATTTTACAATGGTTTCAGCTTCAGCTGTAGGTTTTGCTGTCGTATTAACTTTTACAGTATGCGTTTGCCTTTTTTTACTGGAATATGATTTTTTGGATTTGCAGCTGCTGGCAACTAAGAGAAGAAATAGTATTGGTAATAATTGTTTCATTTTAAAATTCAGAGTTACAGTTTCTCGTTTGATTTTGGCTTTTGAAATTTAGTTTTTAGTATTTGAAATTTTTGAAACAATCAACTTTGCAGCATTCTCACTTGCGCCTCGTCCTCCGAGTTTCTTCTCCAGTTCATAATAATCTAAAAACAGTTGTTCTCGCTTTTTAGTATCTAAAATAGCCGTTAATTCTTTTTTAAGTCGTTTTTTGTTTAAGTCACCTTGAATCAATTCTGTAACCACTTCTCGATCCATAATTAAATTTACTAGCGAAATATATTTTAAGGTCACAATCCGTTTAGCAATTTGGTAAGAAATAGCACTGGCCTTATAACAAACGACTTGTGGCACTTTAAATAAGGCAGTTTCAAGCGTTGCAGTACCAGAGGTGACTAAAGCAGCTGTGGATATACTCAGCAAATCATAGGTTTTATTCGAAATAAATTTAATGTTTTTCTTCTTTATAAAACCTTTGTAAAATTCAAAATCTTGACTTGGCGCTCCAGCAATGACAAACTGGTAATCTTTAAAATCATCCACCAGACTCAACATCACACCAAGCATTTTAGTGATTTCTTGCTTTCTACTTCCAGGTAATAAAGCGATAATGGGTTGGTCACTTAATTGATGTTCTTTTCTAAAATCCTTTCCGTCAACCTGAGGTCTATCTGCAATGGCATCAATGAGTGGGTGTCCTACAAAATTAACTTCGTAATCGTAGGTTTCATAAAAGTCTTTTTCAAACGGAAGGATGCAATACATGGCATCAATATCGCGCTTTATTTTTTTCACTCTACCTGGTCTAGATGCCCAAACTTGAGGTGAAATATAATAATGGGTATTAAAATTATGCGTTTTTGCCCATTTCGCAATTCTAAGGTTAAATCCAGAATTATCAATAAAAATTATCACATCGGGCTGAAATGTTTTGATATCTTTTTTACAAAGGTTGATATGCGCAAAGA encodes:
- a CDS encoding peptide MFS transporter, translating into MSTATQPIKRKELFGHPVGLFVLFFTEMWERFSYYGMRGILVLYMAASATAIDPGLGWSNKDAIWLYGWYTMLVYVASIPGGWIADKFLGQKKTVMIGGLLLCVGHGVLAIPQSWAFFTGLLLIILGVGGLKPNISTMVGGLYKEGDIRRDSGFTIFYIGINIGAFLASITVGLVAYYYGWHYGFGLAGIGMLVGQAVFIWGQKFLKGVGEFTGGSQASEAERLASKRPLSKIEKDRVIVLLISFLIVVVFWGAFEQAGGLMNLYTDAKVDRHIGLSWLEEIPAAVFQSLNAGYIIIFGTLVGGFWIWWKKKGKESSSLFKMAIGTIIMGLGYVFMMFASQEASAETFGKAAMIWIFLAYLFHTIGELCTSPVSLSFITKLAPLKYASIMMGVYFAATGFGNKLAGTIGESSQLESFTGEMVVSKQEILPYLSKETFKIKNENKDVVEITEYPINEDKNFSIRSTVYSENGQVVFKDFETGRDLNSLFKMSQGEDSDTKQLLEDLNENNVSASNPYHAKLVFEKDKDKAQITENKGDGKDYGVSFVLEEEQSEQEYATFMWLTIFTVAFGLLLLLFLKKLKKLTHGAEDNEREVMETEPYELADEDLQN
- a CDS encoding hydroxymethylglutaryl-CoA reductase, degradative; the protein is MPNTISGFSKLSKSEKIEWLLDTYFTDKDSARNLVQRYWNSDEKLQKLHDEFIENTITNYYLPLGVAPNFLINETFYTIPMAIEESSVIAAASKAAKFWLERGGFKAEVLSTEKIGQVHFIYKGDYGKLEAFFNHVKPKLISETASMTKSMERRGGGILNIELRNKSQDLPNYYQLHATFETLDAMGANFINSCLEQFATTFKTEAEQFERFNAEEKNISMVMSILSNYVPQCLVRAEVSCKVEELKSKDIPNPEAFVKKFKQAVTIAEVEPYRAVTHNKGIMNGIDAVVLATGNDFRAVEAGAHAYAAKDGQYSSLTHCSVDNGIFKFWIEIPLALGTVGGLTNLHPLVKFSLEMLQKPTAKDLMKIVAVAGLAQNFGALKSLTTTGIQEGHMKMHLMNILNQFEATEDEKAKLIEHFKTNVVTHSAVVEEIGKLRA
- a CDS encoding GIY-YIG nuclease family protein codes for the protein MPKGYTYILECSDGSYYTGSTVDMNIRLAKHCNGQGANHTKKRLPVLLVYLEEHQRIDEAFYREKQIQGWSRAKKEALIQNKVEELSKLSECKNDSHYALWLRLRSATEKRLTSTSLSDQITATEEQLNLTTAEKLSTKEKP
- a CDS encoding S9 family peptidase, with protein sequence MNFRQVVAVFGFLMTSMVFCQEKQITLQDIWSGQFRTEGMQALHSMDNGTQYSVLNFDRQTRISTIDIYDYKTLEKVKTLVSSADIAEIQGFFDYAFSADESKVILTTKSEPVFRRSTLGEYYVYDIASKKVTKVSDNLIQEPTLSPDGTKVAYGLENNLFVKDLKSGKVQQITTDGEKNKIINGITDWVYEEEFAFVRAFDWNTESNKIAFIRFDETDVPEFSMDVYGSDLYQTQHVFKYPKAGEANSKISLHLYDLNSKSVKELKVDKAYEDFYIPSIKWTNDAEVLSAQYMNRHQNELDLWMIDTESMTSKNVLAEKDKAYIDVTDNLTFLKDNSFIWTSEKDGFNHIYHYSKDGKLINQVTKGNWEVTDYYGLNEKSNTIYYQSTENGSINRAIYSIKLNGKNKKRLTEKEGTNSASFSADFTYFINTHSSASSPQEYTLYDAKSGDVVKRIKDNDQLAEKMDSYVTSKKEFSTINVNGNDLNMWMIKPADFDPKQEYPLFMYQYSGPGSQQVANRWNSANDYWFQMLAQEGYIVACVDGRGTGFKGADFKKVTQNELGKYEVEDQIEAAKQLGNRDYIDASRIGIWGWSYGGFMSSNALFKGNDVFKMAIAVAPVTSWRFYDTIYTERYMTTPQENPSGYDENSPINHVDKLKGDYLLIHGTGDDNVHVQNTMRMVEALIQADKQFEWMLYPDKNHGIYGGNTRLHLYKKMTDFINRTLGDKLEASDK
- a CDS encoding GYDIA family GHMP kinase; the encoded protein is MSTKPKTYRSNGKLLLTAEYAVLDGAKALAVPTGYGQSLTVEANDTNIIYWQSYNELDKVWFECTLPFDEIATTARKSQSRNDIKERLVEILQAAKSLNPDFLSSNQGFNITTHQDFNRLWGLGTSSTLINNIANWANVDAYRLLKQTFGGSGYDIACAQNDNPISFQLQQHQHPFVEKVKFRPEFKQHLYFVYLNQKQNSRDGISSYKKLGKINADRIDQINSITDAMIVCKSLSEFESLMSTHESIISKLIQEVPIKTRLFSDFNGAVKSLGAWGGDFVLVASEDNPTSYFNAKGFEVVIAYDDMVL